One window of the Pseudomonas sihuiensis genome contains the following:
- the pheA gene encoding prephenate dehydratase produces MTDVISEQELQALRVRIDNLDERILELISDRARCAEEVARVKMKELKEGESPVFYRPEREAQVLKRVMARNQGPLGNEEMARLFREIMSSCLALENPLKVAYLGPEGTFSQAAAMKHFGHAVISVPMAAIDEVFREVAAGAVNFGVVPVENSTEGAINHTLDSFLEHDMVICGEVELRIHHHLLVGETTKTDKITRIYSHAQSLAQCRKWLDAHYPNVERVAVSSNADAAKRVKSEWNSAAIAGDMAANLYGLTKLAEKIEDRPDNSTRFLIIGSQEVPPTGDDKTSIIVSMRNKPGALHELLVPFHNNGIDLTRIETRPSRSGKWTYVFFIDFVGHHRDPLIKDVLEKLAQEAVALKVLGSYPKAVL; encoded by the coding sequence ATGACGGATGTAATCTCCGAGCAGGAACTGCAAGCGCTGCGCGTGCGCATCGATAACCTCGACGAGCGCATTCTCGAGCTGATCAGCGATCGCGCGCGCTGCGCTGAAGAAGTCGCCCGCGTTAAGATGAAGGAGCTGAAGGAAGGCGAATCGCCGGTCTTCTATCGTCCTGAGCGCGAGGCTCAGGTGCTCAAGCGCGTGATGGCGCGCAACCAGGGCCCGCTCGGTAACGAGGAAATGGCGCGGCTGTTCCGCGAGATCATGTCCTCCTGCCTGGCGTTGGAAAATCCGCTGAAAGTCGCCTACCTCGGCCCTGAAGGTACCTTCAGTCAGGCCGCAGCGATGAAGCACTTCGGTCATGCGGTGATCAGCGTGCCCATGGCTGCCATCGATGAAGTGTTCCGCGAAGTGGCCGCTGGCGCTGTCAACTTCGGCGTGGTGCCGGTGGAGAATTCCACCGAAGGCGCGATCAACCACACCCTCGACAGCTTCCTCGAGCACGACATGGTCATCTGTGGCGAAGTCGAGCTGCGCATTCACCATCACCTGCTGGTCGGCGAGACCACCAAGACCGACAAGATCACCCGCATCTACTCCCATGCCCAGTCGCTGGCACAGTGCCGCAAGTGGCTCGATGCGCACTACCCGAACGTCGAGCGCGTGGCGGTTTCCAGCAACGCCGATGCGGCCAAACGGGTCAAGAGCGAGTGGAACAGCGCGGCCATCGCCGGCGACATGGCGGCCAACCTGTATGGCCTGACCAAGCTGGCGGAAAAGATCGAGGATCGCCCGGACAACTCCACGCGTTTTCTCATCATCGGCAGCCAGGAAGTGCCGCCGACCGGCGACGACAAGACCTCGATCATCGTCTCCATGCGCAACAAGCCGGGCGCGCTGCATGAGTTGCTGGTGCCGTTCCACAATAACGGCATCGACCTGACTCGCATCGAGACTCGTCCTTCGCGCAGTGGCAAGTGGACCTACGTGTTCTTCATCGACTTCGTCGGCCACCACCGTGATCCGCTGATCAAGGATGTGTTGGAGAAGCTCGCTCAGGAAGCTGTAGCGCTGAAGGTATTGGGCTCTTATCCGAAGGCGGTGCTCTGA
- a CDS encoding endonuclease domain-containing protein gives MPPKHRPLPAWHKQRARELRTTATDAEVRLWYCLRSGRLGGLKFRRQHPLPPYILDFYCEAAKLAVELDGSQHGGEDDAARTLDLEHEGIMVLRFWNDQALKETEAVLQEIYRVASERIASDR, from the coding sequence ATGCCGCCTAAGCACAGACCGCTTCCTGCATGGCATAAGCAGCGTGCGCGGGAATTGCGCACTACGGCAACCGATGCCGAGGTTCGTCTGTGGTATTGCCTGCGCTCGGGGCGGCTGGGCGGTTTGAAGTTTCGTCGGCAGCATCCGTTGCCGCCTTATATCCTCGACTTCTACTGTGAGGCGGCGAAATTGGCGGTGGAGTTGGACGGTTCGCAGCACGGTGGTGAAGACGACGCTGCAAGAACGTTGGATTTAGAGCATGAAGGCATCATGGTGCTGCGCTTTTGGAATGATCAGGCCTTGAAGGAAACCGAGGCTGTGTTGCAGGAAATTTATCGGGTGGCTAGCGAGCGAATTGCTTCTGATCGCTGA
- the hisC gene encoding histidinol-phosphate transaminase, which yields MSCDFLALAQPGVQKLSPYVPGKPVDELARELGLDPAGIVKLASNENPLGPSDKVLAAIRAELDELTRYPDGNGFTLKTALAARYGVDAAQVTLGNGSNDILELVARAYLAPGLNAVFSDYAFAVYPIATQAVGAQGKIVPAKDYAHDLQAMLAAIDDNTRVVFIANPNNPTGTWFGPDALEAFLAQVPESVLVVLDEAYIEYAEGDELPDGLDYLARYPNLLVSRTFSKAYGLASLRVGYAISSPAIADVLNRVRQPFNVNSLALAAACAALADADYLSESRRLNDAGMQQLEEGLRALGLSWIASRANFIAVDFGRDTAAINQALLREGVIVRPMAGYRMPNFLRVSIGLPRENARFLEALAKVLSA from the coding sequence ATGAGCTGTGATTTCCTAGCCCTGGCCCAGCCAGGCGTGCAAAAACTGTCCCCCTACGTACCAGGCAAGCCAGTCGACGAGTTGGCTCGTGAGCTGGGGCTCGATCCGGCCGGTATCGTCAAGCTGGCCAGCAACGAGAATCCGCTTGGCCCCAGTGACAAGGTGCTGGCAGCGATTCGTGCTGAACTGGACGAACTGACCCGCTACCCGGATGGCAATGGCTTCACCCTCAAGACCGCTCTGGCTGCCCGTTACGGCGTCGACGCCGCGCAGGTGACGTTGGGCAATGGCTCCAACGACATCCTCGAACTGGTTGCCCGTGCCTACCTGGCGCCCGGCCTCAATGCCGTGTTCAGCGACTACGCCTTCGCGGTTTACCCCATCGCCACCCAGGCAGTCGGCGCGCAGGGCAAGATCGTGCCGGCCAAGGATTACGCTCACGACCTGCAGGCGATGCTTGCCGCCATCGATGACAACACCCGCGTCGTCTTCATTGCCAACCCCAACAACCCGACCGGTACCTGGTTCGGCCCGGATGCGCTGGAAGCCTTCCTGGCCCAGGTGCCGGAATCGGTGCTGGTGGTGTTGGACGAAGCCTATATCGAGTACGCCGAAGGCGACGAGCTGCCAGACGGTCTGGATTATCTGGCGCGCTATCCGAACCTGCTGGTCTCGCGTACCTTCTCCAAGGCCTACGGCCTGGCTTCGTTGCGTGTCGGCTACGCCATCAGCTCGCCGGCCATCGCCGATGTGCTCAACCGCGTGCGTCAGCCGTTCAACGTCAACAGCCTCGCGCTGGCCGCCGCCTGCGCCGCGCTGGCCGATGCCGATTACCTGTCCGAGAGCCGTCGCTTGAACGATGCCGGGATGCAGCAGCTGGAAGAGGGCTTGCGTGCCCTGGGTCTGAGCTGGATTGCCTCCAGGGCCAACTTCATCGCCGTCGATTTTGGCCGCGACACCGCCGCGATCAACCAGGCGCTGCTGCGTGAAGGGGTGATCGTGCGGCCGATGGCCGGTTACCGCATGCCGAATTTCCTGCGCGTCTCCATCGGTTTGCCGAGAGAGAACGCACGCTTCCTCGAGGCGCTGGCCAAGGTGCTGTCGGCGTGA
- the ubiG gene encoding bifunctional 2-polyprenyl-6-hydroxyphenol methylase/3-demethylubiquinol 3-O-methyltransferase UbiG, protein MSNVDRAEIAKFEALAHRWWDRESEFKPLHDINPLRVNWIDERVGLVGKRVLDVGCGGGILSEAMAQRGATVTGIDMGEAPLSVARLHQLESGVEVDYRQITAEALAEEMPGQFDVVTCLEMLEHVPDPSSVIRACYTLVKPGGQVFFSTINRNPKAYLFAVIGAEYILRLLPRGTHDFKKFIRPSELGAWSRAAGLEVKDIIGLTYNPLTKHYKLEADVDVNYMIQTLRKD, encoded by the coding sequence ATGAGCAACGTCGACCGCGCCGAAATCGCCAAATTCGAGGCCCTGGCACACCGCTGGTGGGACCGCGAGAGCGAGTTCAAACCCCTGCACGACATCAACCCACTGCGGGTCAACTGGATCGACGAGCGCGTCGGTCTGGTCGGCAAACGCGTTCTCGACGTCGGCTGCGGCGGCGGCATTCTCAGTGAGGCCATGGCCCAGCGCGGCGCAACGGTGACGGGCATCGACATGGGCGAAGCGCCTCTGTCGGTCGCCAGGTTGCACCAACTGGAATCCGGCGTGGAAGTCGACTACCGGCAGATCACCGCGGAAGCCCTGGCCGAGGAAATGCCAGGCCAGTTCGACGTCGTCACCTGTCTGGAGATGCTCGAACACGTACCCGATCCGTCCTCAGTCATCCGCGCCTGCTACACGCTGGTCAAACCGGGCGGCCAGGTGTTCTTCTCCACCATCAACCGCAACCCCAAGGCGTACCTGTTCGCGGTGATCGGCGCCGAATACATCCTGCGTTTGCTGCCACGCGGCACCCACGACTTCAAGAAATTCATCCGCCCCTCCGAGCTCGGCGCCTGGAGCCGCGCAGCCGGGCTGGAGGTCAAGGACATCATCGGCCTGACCTACAACCCACTGACCAAGCACTACAAGCTGGAGGCGGACGTTGACGTCAACTACATGATCCAGACGCTGAGGAAAGACTGA
- the serC gene encoding 3-phosphoserine/phosphohydroxythreonine transaminase, whose amino-acid sequence MSKRAFNFCAGPAALPTAVLQRAQAEMLDWQGKGLSVMEMSHRSDEYVAIASQAEQDLRDLLAVPSDYKVLFLQGGASQQFAEIPLNLLPEGGVADYVETGIWSKKAIEEARRYGAINVAASAKAHDYFAIPGQNDWQLSKDAAYVHYCSNETIGGLQFDWVPQTGDTPLVADMSSDILSRSLDVSQFGLIYAGAQKNIGPSGLVVVIVREDLLGRARSSCPTMLDYKISADNGSMYNTPATYSWYLSGLVFQWLKEQGGVEAMERINRAKKDLLYKAIDDSDFYSNPIAHNARSWMNVPFRLADEKLDKAFLAGADERGLLNLKGHRSVGGMRASIYNAVGMDAVEALVAYMAEFEKEHA is encoded by the coding sequence GTGAGCAAGCGAGCTTTTAACTTCTGCGCCGGCCCGGCCGCGCTGCCGACCGCTGTACTGCAACGCGCCCAGGCCGAGATGCTCGACTGGCAAGGCAAGGGCCTCTCGGTGATGGAGATGAGCCATCGCAGCGACGAGTACGTGGCCATCGCCAGCCAGGCCGAGCAGGACCTGCGTGATCTGCTCGCTGTACCCAGTGACTACAAGGTGTTGTTCCTGCAGGGCGGTGCCAGCCAGCAGTTCGCCGAGATTCCGCTGAACCTGCTGCCGGAAGGCGGCGTGGCCGATTACGTCGAAACCGGCATCTGGTCGAAGAAAGCCATCGAAGAGGCGCGTCGTTACGGTGCCATCAACGTCGCCGCCAGTGCCAAGGCGCACGACTATTTCGCCATTCCCGGTCAGAACGACTGGCAGTTGTCGAAAGACGCTGCCTACGTGCATTACTGCAGTAACGAGACCATCGGTGGTCTGCAGTTCGACTGGGTGCCGCAGACCGGCGATACCCCGTTGGTCGCCGACATGTCCTCGGACATCCTCTCGCGTTCGCTGGATGTTTCTCAGTTCGGCCTGATCTACGCCGGTGCGCAGAAGAACATCGGCCCGAGCGGTCTGGTGGTGGTGATCGTCCGTGAAGACTTGCTCGGTCGCGCCCGTTCCAGCTGCCCGACCATGCTCGACTACAAGATTTCTGCCGATAACGGTTCGATGTACAACACCCCAGCGACCTATTCCTGGTACCTCTCCGGCCTGGTCTTCCAGTGGCTTAAGGAGCAGGGCGGTGTCGAGGCGATGGAGCGTATCAATCGCGCCAAGAAGGACCTGCTGTACAAGGCCATCGATGACAGCGACTTCTATAGCAACCCCATCGCCCACAACGCGCGTTCCTGGATGAACGTGCCGTTCCGCCTGGCCGACGAGAAACTGGACAAGGCCTTCCTGGCCGGCGCCGATGAGCGCGGCCTGCTCAACCTCAAGGGGCATCGTTCGGTAGGCGGCATGCGCGCCTCCATCTACAACGCCGTGGGTATGGATGCGGTCGAGGCGTTGGTGGCCTACATGGCCGAGTTCGAGAAGGAGCATGCCTAA
- the gyrA gene encoding DNA gyrase subunit A, with protein sequence MGELAKEILPVNIEDELKQSYLDYAMSVIVGRALPDARDGLKPVHRRVLYAMSELGNDWNKPYKKSARVVGDVIGKYHPHGDTAVYDTIVRMAQDFSLRYLLVDGQGNFGSVDGDNAAAMRYTEVRMTKLAHELLADLEKETVDWVPNYDGTEQIPAVMPTKVPNLLVNGSSGIAVGMATNIPPHNLTEVIDGCLALMDNAELTVDDLMQYIPGPDFPTAGIINGRAGIIEAYRTGRGRIYIRARVEVEDIDKVGGRQQLVVTELPYQLNKARLIEKIAELVKEKKIEGITELRDESDKDGMRVVIELRRGEVPDVVLNNLYAQTQMQSVFGINVVALVDGQPKIMNLKDMLEVFIRHRREVVTRRTVYELRKARERGHILEGQAVALSNIDPVIELIKASPTPAEAKERLIATAWESSAVEAMVERAGADSCRPEGLDAQYGLRDGKYYLSPEQAQAILELRLHRLTGLEHEKLLAEYQEILNLIGELIRILTNPERLMEVIREELEKVKAEFGDARRTEIVASRLDLTIADLITEEERVVTISHGGYAKSQPLAAYEAQRRGGKGKSATGVKDEDYVEHLLVANSHATLLLFSSKGKVYWLRTFEIPEASRAARGRPLVNLLPLDEGERITAMLQIDLEALQQSAGADEDLDDEGVVIEGEATEVVEAEEVEEVEGETPELVAEPTGAFIFMATAFGTVKKTPLVQFSRPRSAGLIALKLEEGDTLIAAAITDGAKEVMLFSDAGKVLRFAESKVRTMGRTARGVRGMRLAKDQQLISMLIPESGAQILTASERGFGKRTGLGKFPRRGRGGQGVIAMVTSERNGKLVGAIQVQDGEEIMLISDQGTLVRTRVDEVSSSGRNTQGVTLIKLAKDETLVGLERVQEPTAVDEDELVEGEEGTEAAESAEAPVADAEEGSEE encoded by the coding sequence ATGGGCGAACTGGCCAAAGAAATCCTCCCGGTCAATATCGAAGACGAGCTGAAACAGTCCTACCTCGACTACGCGATGAGCGTGATCGTCGGGCGTGCGCTGCCGGATGCGCGCGATGGCTTGAAGCCGGTACACCGTCGTGTGCTCTACGCCATGAGCGAACTGGGCAACGACTGGAACAAGCCCTACAAGAAATCCGCCCGTGTGGTCGGTGACGTGATCGGTAAATACCACCCGCACGGCGACACCGCGGTGTACGACACCATCGTGCGTATGGCGCAGGACTTCTCCCTGCGCTACCTGCTGGTCGACGGTCAGGGCAACTTCGGTTCGGTGGACGGCGACAACGCCGCGGCCATGCGATACACCGAAGTGCGCATGACCAAGCTGGCCCACGAGCTGCTGGCCGACCTGGAAAAAGAAACTGTCGACTGGGTGCCCAACTACGACGGCACCGAGCAGATCCCTGCTGTCATGCCGACCAAGGTGCCGAACCTGCTGGTCAATGGCTCGTCCGGTATCGCCGTGGGCATGGCCACCAACATCCCGCCGCACAACCTCACCGAGGTCATCGACGGCTGCCTGGCGCTGATGGACAACGCCGAGCTGACCGTCGATGACCTGATGCAGTACATCCCCGGCCCTGATTTCCCCACAGCGGGCATCATCAACGGCCGTGCCGGCATCATCGAGGCCTATCGTACCGGCCGTGGGCGCATCTACATCCGCGCTCGCGTCGAGGTCGAGGATATCGACAAGGTCGGCGGTCGCCAGCAGCTGGTGGTCACCGAGCTGCCGTACCAGCTGAACAAGGCGCGTCTGATCGAGAAGATCGCCGAGCTGGTCAAAGAGAAGAAGATCGAAGGCATCACCGAGCTGCGTGACGAGTCCGACAAGGACGGTATGCGCGTGGTGATCGAACTGCGTCGTGGTGAAGTGCCGGACGTGGTGCTGAACAACCTGTACGCCCAGACCCAGATGCAGAGCGTGTTCGGCATCAACGTCGTGGCGCTGGTCGACGGTCAGCCGAAGATCATGAACCTCAAGGACATGCTTGAGGTGTTCATCCGTCACCGCCGTGAAGTGGTGACCCGCCGTACCGTTTACGAGCTGCGCAAGGCGCGTGAGCGCGGCCACATCCTCGAAGGCCAGGCGGTAGCGCTGTCGAACATCGATCCGGTGATCGAGCTGATCAAGGCCTCGCCGACGCCGGCCGAAGCCAAGGAGCGCCTGATCGCCACTGCCTGGGAATCCAGTGCGGTGGAAGCTATGGTCGAGCGCGCGGGCGCCGACTCCTGCCGCCCGGAAGGGTTGGATGCGCAATACGGTCTACGTGACGGCAAGTACTACCTGTCGCCGGAGCAGGCTCAGGCCATCCTCGAATTGCGCCTGCACCGCCTGACCGGCCTGGAGCACGAGAAGCTGCTGGCCGAGTACCAGGAAATTCTCAACCTGATCGGCGAGCTGATCCGCATCCTGACCAACCCCGAGCGCTTGATGGAAGTCATCCGCGAGGAGCTGGAGAAGGTCAAGGCCGAGTTCGGTGATGCCCGTCGTACCGAGATCGTCGCCTCGCGTCTGGACCTGACCATTGCCGATCTGATCACCGAAGAAGAGCGTGTCGTCACCATTTCCCACGGCGGCTACGCCAAGAGCCAGCCGCTGGCGGCCTACGAGGCGCAGCGTCGCGGTGGCAAGGGCAAATCGGCCACTGGGGTCAAGGACGAGGACTACGTCGAGCACCTGCTGGTTGCCAACAGCCACGCGACCCTGCTGCTGTTCTCCAGCAAGGGCAAGGTGTACTGGCTGCGTACCTTCGAAATCCCTGAGGCTTCGCGTGCTGCGCGCGGTCGTCCGCTGGTCAACCTGCTGCCGCTGGACGAGGGCGAGCGCATCACCGCGATGCTGCAGATCGACCTTGAGGCGCTGCAGCAGAGCGCCGGCGCAGACGAAGATCTTGATGATGAAGGCGTGGTGATCGAAGGCGAAGCCACCGAGGTGGTCGAGGCCGAGGAAGTCGAAGAAGTCGAGGGTGAAACCCCTGAACTGGTTGCCGAACCGACCGGCGCCTTCATCTTCATGGCCACCGCCTTCGGTACCGTGAAGAAGACCCCGCTGGTGCAGTTCAGCCGTCCGCGTAGCGCCGGTCTGATTGCCCTGAAGCTGGAAGAGGGCGATACCCTTATTGCTGCCGCCATCACCGACGGCGCCAAGGAAGTCATGCTGTTCTCCGACGCTGGCAAGGTGCTGCGCTTCGCCGAGAGCAAGGTGCGTACCATGGGTCGTACTGCTCGTGGCGTGCGTGGCATGCGCCTGGCCAAGGATCAGCAACTGATTTCCATGCTGATTCCGGAGTCTGGTGCGCAGATCCTCACCGCCTCCGAGCGTGGCTTCGGCAAACGTACCGGCCTGGGCAAGTTCCCGCGTCGCGGTCGTGGCGGCCAGGGCGTTATCGCCATGGTCACCAGCGAGCGTAACGGCAAGCTGGTGGGCGCCATCCAGGTGCAGGACGGCGAGGAAATCATGCTGATTTCCGACCAGGGCACTCTGGTGCGGACCCGTGTCGACGAAGTCTCCAGCTCGGGCCGTAACACTCAGGGCGTGACCCTGATCAAGCTGGCCAAGGACGAGACCCTGGTCGGCCTGGAGCGTGTGCAGGAGCCGACTGCGGTGGACGAGGATGAACTGGTCGAAGGCGAAGAGGGCACTGAAGCCGCCGAAAGCGCCGAAGCACCAGTCGCCGACGCCGAGGAAGGCAGCGAAGAGTGA
- a CDS encoding TRZ/ATZ family hydrolase, whose protein sequence is MPEAPLDLLLLPTWLVPVEPAGVVLRDHGLGIRDGQIALIAPRAEALRHPATEVRELPQCLLAPGLINAHGHAAMTLLRGIADDLPLMTWLHEHIWPAEGKWVDEDFVRDGTDLAIAEQIKGGISCFSDMYFYPQTAAERVHNAGMRAQITVPVLDFPVPGALNAAEALRTGLQLFDDLKQHPRIRIAFGPHAPYTVSDDKLEQIRVLADELDAGIHMHVHETALEVAEAVAKHGERPLARLARLGLLGPRFQAVHMTQIDDEDLALLVEHNCSIVHCPESNLKLASGFCPVERLWQAGVNVAIGTDGAASNNDLDLLGETRTAALLAKAVAGSATALNAHSALRMATLNGARALGLETQTGSLELGKLADVVAFDLSGLAQQPIYDPVSQLIYASGRDCVKHLWVGGKPLLEDGRLTRMDESELIAKAREWGTRIASK, encoded by the coding sequence ATGCCCGAAGCCCCTCTCGACCTGCTGCTCCTGCCCACCTGGCTGGTGCCCGTTGAGCCGGCCGGCGTGGTGCTACGCGACCATGGCCTGGGCATTCGCGACGGGCAGATCGCACTGATCGCGCCACGTGCCGAGGCGCTGCGCCACCCGGCAACGGAAGTGCGAGAGCTGCCGCAATGCCTGCTCGCCCCAGGCCTGATCAACGCCCACGGCCACGCCGCGATGACGCTTTTGCGCGGCATTGCCGATGACCTGCCGCTGATGACCTGGCTGCACGAGCATATCTGGCCTGCCGAAGGAAAGTGGGTCGACGAGGATTTCGTCCGCGACGGCACCGATCTGGCTATCGCAGAACAGATCAAGGGCGGCATCAGTTGCTTCTCCGACATGTACTTCTACCCGCAGACCGCCGCCGAACGCGTGCACAACGCCGGCATGCGCGCGCAGATCACCGTTCCCGTGCTGGACTTCCCGGTACCCGGCGCACTCAATGCCGCCGAAGCCCTACGCACGGGCCTGCAACTGTTCGATGACCTCAAGCAGCACCCACGCATCCGCATCGCTTTCGGCCCCCACGCGCCCTACACGGTCAGCGACGACAAGCTGGAACAGATTCGCGTACTGGCTGACGAGCTGGATGCCGGCATTCATATGCACGTGCACGAAACCGCCCTGGAAGTGGCCGAAGCCGTCGCCAAGCACGGCGAACGCCCACTGGCCCGCCTGGCCCGCCTCGGCCTGCTCGGCCCGCGTTTCCAGGCGGTGCACATGACGCAGATCGATGACGAGGATCTAGCACTGCTGGTGGAGCACAATTGCAGCATCGTGCACTGCCCTGAATCCAACCTCAAACTGGCCAGCGGCTTCTGCCCGGTCGAGCGCCTATGGCAGGCTGGCGTCAATGTCGCCATCGGTACCGATGGCGCCGCCAGCAACAACGACCTCGACCTGCTCGGCGAAACCCGTACCGCCGCCCTGCTGGCCAAGGCCGTCGCCGGCTCCGCTACCGCCCTGAACGCTCACAGCGCCTTGCGCATGGCTACCTTGAATGGCGCTCGCGCACTGGGACTGGAAACACAGACCGGTTCACTGGAACTGGGCAAGCTGGCCGACGTGGTCGCCTTCGACCTTTCCGGCCTGGCCCAGCAACCGATCTACGACCCGGTATCGCAGCTCATCTACGCCAGCGGCCGCGACTGCGTGAAGCATTTGTGGGTTGGTGGCAAGCCGTTGCTGGAAGACGGCCGCCTGACGCGCATGGACGAAAGCGAGCTGATCGCCAAGGCCAGGGAATGGGGAACCAGGATTGCCAGCAAGTAA
- the mtnA gene encoding S-methyl-5-thioribose-1-phosphate isomerase: protein MREQLLAVEKVQAIEWRDGALHLLDQRLLPHQQTWLRFDSAAEVADAIRDMVVRGAPVIGIAAAYGLVLGVRARLKDGGDWREALEADFAYLERSRPTAVNLFWALQRMRERLARLKDGDDILALLEAEAVGIHLSDREANLTMAQLGMELIRKHQGNPQVLLTHCNAGALATGGFGTALGVIRAAYLEGLVEQVYVDETRPWLQGARLTAWELAGDGVPVTLNADAAAAHLMKTKGITWVIVGADRITANGDVANKIGTYQLAVNAMHHGVRLMVVAPSSTIDMNLESGEDILLEERDGLELLEVAGHRVAADVHAVNPVFDVTPADLVDYIVTEKGVVERPDSAKLAQLMCRKRLH from the coding sequence ATGCGCGAGCAATTGCTGGCGGTGGAGAAGGTTCAGGCAATCGAGTGGCGCGATGGTGCGTTGCACCTGCTCGATCAGCGCCTGCTGCCGCATCAGCAGACCTGGCTGCGTTTCGACTCTGCCGCCGAGGTGGCTGATGCGATTCGTGACATGGTGGTGCGTGGTGCGCCGGTTATTGGCATTGCTGCTGCCTATGGGCTGGTGCTGGGTGTCCGTGCTCGTCTAAAAGACGGTGGTGACTGGCGTGAGGCGCTGGAGGCCGATTTTGCCTATCTCGAGCGCTCGCGCCCGACTGCGGTAAACCTGTTCTGGGCTCTGCAGCGCATGCGTGAGCGCCTGGCAAGACTCAAGGATGGCGACGACATCCTGGCGCTACTGGAGGCTGAGGCGGTGGGGATTCACCTCAGCGACCGTGAGGCCAACCTGACCATGGCGCAGTTGGGCATGGAGCTGATTCGCAAGCATCAGGGCAATCCGCAGGTGCTGCTGACGCACTGCAATGCCGGTGCCCTGGCGACCGGCGGCTTTGGCACCGCGCTCGGGGTGATCCGTGCGGCGTATCTGGAAGGTTTGGTCGAGCAGGTCTATGTCGATGAAACCCGCCCCTGGCTTCAGGGCGCGCGACTGACGGCCTGGGAATTGGCGGGTGACGGCGTGCCGGTCACGCTCAATGCCGATGCAGCGGCGGCTCACCTGATGAAGACCAAGGGCATCACCTGGGTCATCGTCGGCGCTGATCGCATCACCGCTAACGGTGATGTGGCCAACAAGATCGGCACTTATCAGTTGGCGGTCAACGCCATGCACCACGGCGTGCGGCTGATGGTGGTGGCGCCAAGTTCGACCATCGACATGAATCTGGAAAGTGGCGAGGACATCCTGCTCGAAGAGCGCGATGGCCTTGAGTTGCTGGAAGTGGCGGGGCATCGGGTCGCGGCCGATGTACATGCCGTCAATCCGGTGTTCGATGTGACGCCGGCTGATCTGGTTGACTACATCGTGACCGAGAAAGGCGTGGTCGAACGTCCAGATAGCGCCAAGCTGGCGCAGTTGATGTGCCGCAAGCGCCTGCATTGA
- the mupP gene encoding N-acetylmuramic acid 6-phosphate phosphatase MupP produces the protein MRLRAVLFDMDGTLLDSAPDFIAITQAMRATRGLPPLADKAIRDQVSGGARAMVACAFDEDPDSAAFEALRQEFLERYQEHCAVLTRPFDGIEALLDDIEQARLLWGVATNKPVRYAEPIMQGLNLAERSAVLVCPDHVEQSKPAPDMLLLACQQMGVKPEEVLFIGDDARDIESGRAAGCRTAAVTYGYIHPEDNPRNWGADVVVDHPQELRAVLDRALCSC, from the coding sequence ATGCGTTTGCGCGCTGTACTGTTCGACATGGACGGCACCCTGCTCGACTCGGCGCCGGACTTCATCGCCATCACCCAGGCCATGCGCGCCACTCGCGGCCTGCCGCCACTGGCAGACAAGGCCATACGTGACCAGGTATCCGGCGGCGCTCGCGCCATGGTCGCCTGCGCTTTCGATGAAGACCCGGACTCCGCCGCGTTCGAAGCCCTGCGCCAGGAGTTCCTGGAGCGCTACCAGGAACACTGCGCAGTCCTCACCCGCCCGTTCGACGGCATCGAAGCCCTGCTCGACGACATCGAACAGGCGCGCCTGTTGTGGGGCGTCGCCACCAACAAACCGGTGCGTTACGCCGAGCCGATCATGCAGGGCCTGAATCTGGCCGAGCGCTCGGCAGTGCTGGTCTGCCCGGACCATGTCGAGCAAAGCAAACCCGCGCCGGACATGCTGCTGCTCGCCTGCCAGCAAATGGGCGTCAAGCCCGAGGAAGTGCTGTTCATCGGCGACGACGCGCGCGATATCGAATCCGGCCGCGCCGCAGGCTGCCGCACGGCAGCGGTGACCTATGGCTATATCCACCCCGAGGACAACCCACGCAACTGGGGCGCCGATGTGGTCGTGGA